The sequence GTGTTCGATGAGCTCGAGCACGTCCTGGTAGCGCTTGACATGGCGGGATCCCTCGGCGTTGGTGTGGGCCAGCTCGTCGATAAGCGCCACGGAGGGCTTCCGCGCCAGGACGGCGTCTATGTCCAGCTCCTCTAACATCACGCCGCGGTAATCGATCTTTTTGCGGGGAATTATTTCCATACCGTCGGTAAGGGACTCCGTTTCCCGGCGTCCATGGGTCTCGACGCAGCCGATGACGACGTCGACGCTGTCCTGCTTGAGTTGCCGGGCGGCCTGGAGCATGGAATAGGTTTTTCCCACGCCGGGGGCCATGCCTAAGAATATTTTCAGCCTGCCCCGGGAGTTTTTCTTTTCTTCCTCTTTTATCTCCCTGAGGAGGGCGTCAGGGTCCGGCCTTTTATATTCTTCATTCATTTGCGCGCACCGTTCGCGTCAAGGGAGATGTTTAATGCGAGGACATTGACATGGGGTGTTCCCCATATGTTGAAATACGGTCTTTCCGTATTCCTTTCGATAAGGTCATCGACCGCTTTTTTATCAATGCCCCGTTCCCTGGCGATGCGATCCGCCTGAAGGAGGGCGGCGTCCAGGCTGATATGGGGATCGAGGCCGCTCGCGGAGGCGAGGACCAGGTCCGAAGGGATCTTCGCGTCCGGCGGCAGGGCGTTATCCCCGCGCGCCCGGTCTATGTTCTTCACCGCACGGTCGATGAGCTTCCCGTTGGTCGGGCCGAGGTTCGAGCCACCGGAATTGGCCCCGTCGTAATTATTCACCGAAGGCCTGCCGTGAAAATAGCGGGGACCGCTGAAGCCCTGTCCTATCAGCCGGGATCCGATTATTGTTCCCCCCATGGTAACGAGGCTGCCACCGGCTTTGTTCTCGCAGAAGAGCCGGGCGATCCCGGCCATAGCGAGGGGATAGGCGAATCCCAGGAGGATTGACATGACAGGGAGGAGGATTATGGATATTCGCATCTGTTTCATGGCGTGTTATCCTATGGTATAGTAAGCAGCGTGATCAATAAATCAAGTAATTTTATGCCGATGAAGGGAAGCACCAGGCCTCCCAGCCCGTATATCAGGAAATTCTTTTTCAGCAGGGCCGATACGGTGGTGACGCGGAACCTCACCCCCCGGAGGGCCAATGGTATCAGGGCCGGGATGATCAGCGCGTTGAATATGACCGCGGAGAGCACCGCCGACGTCGGGCCCGAGAGGCCCATAATGTTCAGGATGTTAAGCTCGGGATAGGTGGCGGCGAAAACCGCGGGGATGATGGCGAAATACTTGGCCACGTCATTGGCGATGCTGAAGGTGGTGAGGGCCCCGCGGGTCATCAGGATCTCCTTGCCGATCTCCACGATGTCGAGGAGCTTGGTCGGTGTGGAGTCGAGGTCGATCATGTTCGCGGCCTCGCGGGCCGCCTGGGTGCCCGCGTTCATGG comes from Spirochaetota bacterium and encodes:
- the kdpC gene encoding potassium-transporting ATPase subunit KdpC — its product is MKQMRISIILLPVMSILLGFAYPLAMAGIARLFCENKAGGSLVTMGGTIIGSRLIGQGFSGPRYFHGRPSVNNYDGANSGGSNLGPTNGKLIDRAVKNIDRARGDNALPPDAKIPSDLVLASASGLDPHISLDAALLQADRIARERGIDKKAVDDLIERNTERPYFNIWGTPHVNVLALNISLDANGARK